In Desulfobacterales bacterium, the following are encoded in one genomic region:
- a CDS encoding oligosaccharide flippase family protein yields the protein MTHVASEIQGQRERRLGAAFGLVYVISSLSSKLLIIPIILRHLDSAEFGLYQLIGAFVGYLALIDFGISGTLGRFTAKYQALNDRVRQDNVFAMCIIIYVFLAAVISVVGFFLYLNLDTIFSKSLTSNEMADARVMFMILLGSICATIIGRAFIGVNAGHERFVFSRITDSVCMWVKVGVVAAVLALGHRAIGIVIAEAFINVAILALNAAYAGIVLKVRFKLHYWDWSLFGEVLGFAFWAFLAMLVLQINFRLGSILLGAMTTTSLVGIYAIALQVNTIYNTLPSMISSVFLPRITRLVVEDADGELLTRAIIGPSRYQLMLVGCVLGGFILFGRQFISLWAGPEYVGAWATALFIVAPVTIPICQNTILSILYAKMLNRDRALITLAFAVISGVSAVFLIRAFGLYGPAIATGLALLIGHGVVMNLYYHYYVGLNMWLFFKKVSERILTVIVAVTVVGAALVYLPVGEGWVGLTVRLILFLILYALSMWLFGMNESERALFRSAFQAGIRVTFAVGGGEVKAR from the coding sequence ATGACCCACGTTGCTTCGGAAATACAAGGCCAAAGGGAAAGAAGGCTGGGCGCCGCTTTTGGGCTGGTGTATGTGATTTCCAGTCTCAGCTCGAAGCTGTTGATCATCCCGATTATCCTGCGCCACCTCGATAGCGCCGAGTTCGGTTTGTATCAGTTGATCGGCGCCTTCGTGGGGTACCTGGCGCTGATTGATTTCGGCATCAGCGGCACTCTGGGTAGATTCACCGCTAAATATCAAGCCTTGAATGACCGCGTCCGTCAGGACAATGTTTTTGCGATGTGTATCATCATTTATGTATTTTTGGCCGCAGTAATCAGTGTCGTCGGCTTTTTTCTGTACCTTAACCTGGACACGATATTTTCGAAGTCGCTGACATCGAACGAGATGGCGGATGCCAGGGTTATGTTTATGATTCTCCTCGGCAGCATTTGCGCCACAATTATTGGCAGAGCGTTTATTGGGGTGAATGCCGGTCACGAGCGGTTTGTTTTTTCCCGGATTACTGACAGCGTTTGTATGTGGGTGAAAGTTGGCGTGGTTGCGGCCGTGCTGGCCCTGGGGCATCGAGCGATCGGCATCGTTATCGCTGAAGCGTTTATTAATGTTGCGATTCTGGCGTTGAACGCGGCCTATGCCGGTATTGTTCTTAAGGTCCGCTTTAAACTTCACTACTGGGACTGGTCTCTCTTTGGCGAGGTGCTTGGATTCGCCTTCTGGGCGTTTCTCGCCATGCTGGTGCTTCAAATCAATTTCCGTCTGGGGAGCATTTTGCTCGGCGCCATGACAACCACCAGCCTGGTCGGCATCTATGCAATCGCCTTGCAGGTCAATACGATATACAACACGCTGCCGTCGATGATTTCCAGCGTGTTTCTGCCCCGAATTACGCGATTAGTCGTGGAAGATGCGGATGGTGAGCTGCTCACACGAGCCATTATCGGTCCCAGTCGATATCAACTCATGCTCGTGGGGTGCGTCTTGGGCGGATTCATTCTTTTCGGGCGGCAATTTATTTCGCTGTGGGCCGGGCCCGAATATGTCGGCGCCTGGGCGACGGCGCTTTTTATAGTGGCTCCGGTGACGATCCCCATATGTCAAAATACGATTCTCTCTATTCTTTATGCAAAAATGCTCAACCGCGACCGGGCGCTTATCACCTTGGCCTTCGCTGTTATCAGCGGCGTGAGCGCTGTTTTCCTGATTCGTGCTTTCGGATTATATGGTCCGGCAATTGCCACGGGTTTGGCGCTGCTGATCGGTCATGGGGTGGTCATGAACCTTTACTACCATTACTATGTCGGCCTGAATATGTGGCTGTTCTTCAAAAAAGTGTCTGAACGGATTCTTACCGTCATTGTCGCAGTCACGGTCGTGGGAGCTGCCCTTGTTTATCTGCCGGTGGGTGAGGGCTGGGTTGGGCTAACGGTGCGCTTAATCCTTTTCCTTATCCTCTATGCCCTGTCGATGTGGCTTTTCGGTATGAATGAAAGTGAGCGCGCCCTCTTTCGTTCCGCATTTCAGGCTGGTATCAGGGTGACGTTCGCGGTAGGCGGAGGGGAGGTAAAAGCACGATGA
- a CDS encoding Coenzyme F420 hydrogenase/dehydrogenase, beta subunit C-terminal domain — translation MNDRVPVENCTGCSACVFSCPQKAIDMVEDGEGFLYPRVDPERCNSCGLCIKGCPVRADAVVTSMAIPTVYAGWTTDPDLLRQSTSGGVFSEIARPIIEEGGVVFGAAYDEKMTVRHMAVTSWGGLRALRGSKYVQSDVGYSYHAAEKYLMAGKRVLYSGTPCQIAGLQAAIGKDHEGLLTCDLICHGVPSPKVFRMAIDSIEKHKNSKVVDFFFRDKSFGWLYPMVRIACADGMFCDENNMDNHFNLGFLKNIYLRPACHQCTSKLGDSAADITLGDFWQLLKFEPSLINRGGTSAVIVNTARGRRAIQQSAGRLSLTECPFAYVEKESNLRKSVKPSPERAAFFADLDRLSFEELTQKYIKPRNTLVRRLAYIRRVCLRWRDNWKCA, via the coding sequence ATGAACGATAGGGTGCCCGTTGAAAACTGCACAGGTTGTTCCGCCTGTGTTTTTAGTTGCCCACAGAAGGCCATCGACATGGTCGAGGATGGCGAGGGGTTTCTTTACCCGCGAGTCGACCCGGAAAGATGCAATTCCTGCGGTCTTTGTATCAAGGGCTGCCCGGTGCGGGCTGATGCCGTCGTAACATCAATGGCCATACCGACCGTTTATGCGGGTTGGACAACTGATCCCGACCTGTTGCGGCAAAGCACCTCCGGCGGCGTATTTTCGGAAATCGCCCGCCCTATTATCGAAGAAGGCGGTGTCGTGTTTGGCGCCGCGTACGATGAGAAGATGACGGTTCGGCATATGGCCGTAACGTCGTGGGGCGGTCTGCGGGCGCTGCGCGGCAGCAAATATGTGCAATCGGACGTCGGGTACTCATACCACGCGGCCGAAAAATACCTTATGGCTGGAAAGCGCGTTCTTTATTCCGGAACGCCCTGCCAGATCGCCGGACTTCAGGCTGCGATCGGAAAAGACCATGAGGGCCTTTTAACTTGTGACTTGATTTGCCATGGTGTTCCTTCCCCGAAGGTCTTCCGTATGGCTATCGACTCAATAGAAAAACACAAAAACTCAAAGGTCGTCGACTTTTTCTTCCGGGATAAGTCGTTCGGTTGGTTGTACCCCATGGTGCGAATTGCTTGTGCAGACGGCATGTTTTGTGATGAAAACAATATGGATAATCATTTTAATCTTGGCTTTCTAAAAAACATCTATCTAAGACCGGCTTGTCATCAATGCACCAGTAAGCTTGGCGACTCAGCGGCTGACATCACGTTAGGGGATTTTTGGCAGTTGTTGAAATTCGAGCCGTCACTGATAAATCGCGGGGGCACTTCGGCTGTCATTGTCAATACAGCACGGGGCCGCCGGGCAATCCAGCAAAGTGCAGGGCGTCTTTCTCTTACGGAATGCCCGTTCGCCTATGTCGAAAAAGAAAGCAATCTTCGAAAATCGGTCAAGCCTTCGCCTGAAAGAGCGGCGTTTTTTGCGGACCTCGATCGCTTGTCATTCGAGGAACTCACACAAAAGTATATAAAACCCCGAAATACCTTGGTGCGCCGGCTTGCCTATATTCGCCGGGTTTGTCTCAGGTGGCGCGACAATTGGAAATGCGCATGA
- a CDS encoding polysaccharide pyruvyl transferase family protein, giving the protein MKIGILTFFRFNYGAILQAYALQTVLTSLGHSAEIIDYEASHRIESLFTSWTSTKGVALNLSTILRYRKFIERNERIAAFRRQNLHVSEKRYYSSEDLEKSLLEYDAFICGSDQVWHPRADHDCNRAYFLGFVKQDQAIKTSYAPSFGVSSVSQSFQKEIQPWLTDIPNLSVREETGRAIIEQVAGRLSAVVLDPTLLLKSDQWGRIAAPSTVKPPYILVYTTSQRGLFPQLVKHVKKTTRLPLVVLSLTALNLIPMADRVIYDAGPSEFVGLFANATCVCTNSFHGTAFSIIYRKPFWSVPHNATNSRVADLLNRIGLSNRQVSALDQFPEWPLKIDYTAANSLFDGERRQSIVFLKTALQQP; this is encoded by the coding sequence ATGAAAATTGGAATCCTAACTTTTTTCCGTTTTAACTATGGCGCGATCCTGCAAGCTTACGCGCTGCAGACCGTTTTAACATCTCTCGGGCATTCGGCTGAAATTATAGACTATGAAGCCTCCCACCGCATCGAATCCTTGTTCACTTCATGGACGAGTACAAAGGGTGTCGCCCTTAACCTCTCCACGATTTTGCGATACCGGAAGTTTATTGAGCGAAATGAGCGTATTGCCGCTTTTCGCCGGCAAAATTTACATGTCAGCGAGAAAAGGTATTATTCCAGCGAAGACCTAGAAAAAAGTCTACTCGAATATGACGCATTCATTTGCGGAAGCGACCAGGTGTGGCACCCCAGAGCGGATCATGATTGCAATCGGGCCTATTTCCTTGGTTTTGTGAAGCAAGACCAAGCGATTAAGACATCGTATGCGCCGAGTTTTGGGGTTTCCTCTGTTTCGCAATCGTTTCAGAAAGAAATACAGCCCTGGCTAACTGACATTCCAAATCTCTCTGTTCGCGAGGAGACCGGGCGCGCCATCATTGAGCAGGTGGCGGGGCGGCTGAGCGCAGTGGTGCTTGACCCTACCCTGTTGCTGAAAAGTGATCAATGGGGTCGTATTGCAGCGCCGTCAACGGTCAAGCCTCCCTATATTCTTGTTTATACCACAAGCCAAAGAGGGTTATTCCCGCAATTGGTAAAACACGTAAAAAAGACGACACGGCTTCCCCTCGTCGTTCTTTCGCTCACTGCCCTTAATCTTATTCCCATGGCAGACCGGGTGATCTACGATGCGGGTCCATCCGAGTTTGTCGGTTTGTTTGCCAATGCAACATGCGTTTGCACTAATTCGTTCCACGGAACCGCGTTTTCGATCATTTACCGGAAGCCGTTCTGGTCTGTCCCTCACAATGCGACAAACTCGCGGGTCGCTGACTTGCTAAACCGAATCGGATTGTCAAATAGACAAGTAAGTGCTTTGGACCAGTTCCCCGAATGGCCTTTGAAAATCGATTACACAGCCGCCAATTCATTATTTGACGGAGAAAGACGGCAATCAATCGTCTTTCTGAAAACCGCGTTGCAACAACCGTGA